The Pigmentiphaga aceris DNA segment CGCCGGCATTCAGTCGGTCAGCACCGGCCAGTGGGAAGCGGCCGGGTCGATCGGCCTGCCACGCGGGCTGGCGCTGCGGCTGGTGGTGTTGCCGCAGGCCTTGCGGGTGATCGTGCCGCCGATGACCAGCCAGTTCCTGAACCTGACCAAGAACAGCTCGCTGGCAATTGCCATCGGGTATCCCGACCTGGTGTCGGTGGTGAACACCACCATGAATCAGTCCGGTCAGGCGATCGAGAGCATCCTGATCATCATGGGTGCGTATCTGGTCGTGAGCCTGAGCATTTCGCTGGCCATGAATGCATACAACCGACGCATTGCGCTGACGGAACGTTAGGAATCGGCCTTACCCGCCCTGTATCGCCTGCGCCACCTGAGCGCGCCACTGCGCCACGATCAGCGTCTCGATGTCATGCACACGGCGTCCGGTCGCCTGGGCCACCGCATCTCGATACGGCGGCATGTTGGTACATTCGAGCACGATATCTTCCACCGACGGGTGATGCGCCACCAGGTGGCAGGCTGCCTCCACCACGTTGCGGCTGGCCTCGTCCAGATCAAGCTGCTGCTCGTTGTTCAGAATGCGTCGGTGAAATTCACATCCCGGTTCGACCCCTTGGACGGGGGTAGACGCTGGCACACCGGCCGCAGCCAGAATCCCGGGCGTCAGCGACGCGGCATCGAAGGTCACGATGCCAGGGTGCACAAACTGTCGGC contains these protein-coding regions:
- a CDS encoding aspartate/glutamate racemase family protein, which produces MTNRSAKFLGVLMLDTQFPRPPGDVGNEETFLRHGIPVRFTVIRGASPQRIVKEADPALLQPFVDAARQFVAEGAAMITTSCGFLASYQDVLAAAVPVPVLTSSLLACRQFVHPGIVTFDAASLTPGILAAAGVPASTPVQGVEPGCEFHRRILNNEQQLDLDEASRNVVEAACHLVAHHPSVEDIVLECTNMPPYRDAVAQATGRRVHDIETLIVAQWRAQVAQAIQGG